In the genome of Fibrobacter sp. UWR3, the window ACAACCGCAGGCCCGCCGCCCGCAGCCGCAGGCAAAACGACAAGGAAAACGAGACCCGCGTGAAGCGCGGCATACTGCACCAGATTGGCGACGAGCAGTGGGAAGTGCACGAACTCGAGACCGGCAAGGTGTACGAGATGTGCCACCGCAGGCAGGCGCCGGGCAAGGAAGGCGAGACCATCAGCTTTACGCTGTACCCGCACCCGAAACTCAAGCACAGCTACCTCGCGAAGGTGGACCGCAGCGCCGAGGCGATGAACATTTCGTGGGATGAAGTCAAGACGAAGTTCATGGAAGAGAACAACCTGCCCAAGGACTTCTCGCCCGCCATCAAGAAGTTCGTGGAAGGCATCAAGGAACCGGGTCCGAAGGATTTCAAGGGTCGTGTCGACTACCGCAAGCTCGACGTGCTCTGCATCGACCCCGAAGGCGCCATGGACCATGACGACGCCATCAGCGTGGAACGCACCGAGAACGGATACAGGCTCGGCGTGCATATCGCCGACGTGAGCTACTATGTACCCGAAGGGAGCGACCTCGACGAGGAAGCGCTTGAACGCAGCTACACGCAGTACCTGCCGTGGACGGCGGTGCCCATGCTCCCCGAAAAGCTTTCGAGCGGCGTGTGCAGTTTGCACCAAGGCGTGGACCGCTGCGCATTCACCTGCATGATGGAACTTGACAAGCAGGCGAACGTGCTCAGCAGGGATTTCCACAGGAGTATCGTGAACGTATCGAAGGGCATTACCTACCAGGAAGCGGTCAAGATGATGGAGGCGGGCGACGATTCCATCAAGGCGCTCGCCGAAGTGACCGCGATGCTCAAGAAGAACCGCACCAAGGAAGGCCTGCTCGAATTCAAGAGCACCGAATACGGTTGCAAGTTCAACGAGGCAGGCGAACCCGTGCAGATTGTGCCGCGCGAGACCGACGAGAGTAACTCGTGGGTCGAGGAGTGCATGCTCATCGCGAACAACTGCTGTGCGAAGGAACTTTCCAAGCGCAAGCTGCAGGGCATCTACCGTATCCACGAGGCGCCCGACACCAAGGACATCATGGAACTGTACTACATGTACCCCGACCTGTTCAAGGATGCACCCGTGATGCTGCGCGACCTGGGCAAGCCCCGCAGTGGCGATACCAACCTGAACCCGGTCGCCTTCAAGCTGTACCAGCACCTGGTAAAGCGCGCCGGCGACGACGAGACGCTCATGAACCGTATCCTCCGCAGCATGCAGAAGGCGCACTACGACAGCAACAGCTTCGGGCACTTTGCATTGAACTGGCAGGACTACAGCCACTTCACCAGCCCTATCCGCCGTTATGCCGACCTCTGGTGCCATCGCGAACTTGCGCGCAAGGGCAAGGAAATCAACGCCGAGCGCGCGAACAGCGTGATCGAGGTCTGCGACCTGATTTCTGCAAACGAAATCAAGAACATGAAGGTGGAACGCATTTCCATCAAGGTGTGCAGCTGCTGGATATTGAAGAACCGCATCGGCGACGACTTCGAAGCAAGCGTCACGGGTATCGAGGAATGGGGAATCTACGTGAGCATCAAGGACCCCATTGCCGAGGGCCTGGTGCGGTTCCGCGACATCGCGGGTGACGACTTCTACGTGTTCAATCCGGACCAGGGCCTCGCTTTCGGCAAAAAAAGCGGGCGCACGTTCCGTCGTGGCGACATCGTGAAGGTGCGCCTCCTCCGCGTGGACCCGCTGCGCGGCCAGGCGGACTTCAGCATCCTCGAGAAGATTTCGAGCGAACCCAAGAAGCGCCGCCGCCAGGGCGAATCCCGCGACGTGCAGGAACGCGCGGACCGCGCTGCGGCCGCCGAAGCGCTCGGCTACGTGAGCCAGCCCGACGACTTCGAAGACGATTTTGACAACGGCTACATGCCGCCCCGTGCACGCAATCGCGAGCAGAGGCGCAAGGCGGCCTTTGCCGACAGGGGCGAGTTCGCCCGTGGAGGTAGGGGCGGTCGCGGAGCCGGCGGCGGCAAGCCGCGGGCACGCAAGACCGACGCACGCGGGGGCCGTGGCAAGCGCGGGAGAAGGTAAACAGGAATAGTTATGGCAGCATACAAGAAAGTCGCGCTCTATGCAAGTTACCAGACCGGGGAAACCCTCCCCGGTTACGTGAGGTTTGCACTCTCGCACCTTGCACAGACAGACTTTCACGTAGTACTGCTGACGAACGAGCGCCCCCTTTCGGAAGAATCGCTCAAGTTCATCGCCGACAACGATATCGAACTCTTCCTCACGCAAAACCACGGGTTCGATTTCGGGATGTGGCACCGCTACCTGCAACTCAAGGTACAGAGCCCGGCTTCTAACGGGTCACAGGGCGCCATAGGAAGCCTCGACCGCCTTCTGGTCCTGAACGACTCCATCGTCTACTTCCAGGACAACTTCGCGAAGTTCTTCGCCGAAGCGGAAAAGCGCGATGCCGACGTGGTATCGCTCACGCAGAGCGACGAGATTGCGCCGCACCTGCAGTCGTTCTTCCTGTATATGAAGCAGCCCGCACTCGGGGCATTCTTCATGCACCTCTTCGAGACGCCCGAGCAGGAGGACTTCGAGAGCACGGTAAGGCTCATGGAAGTGGGCCTCAGCGAAAAGTTCGCAGAAGCTGAAGTCAGCATCGACAGCATCTACCGCACCAAGGATAAACCGCTATTCGCCTCGCAAGAACTTATCGAGCAGGGGGCGGGATTCATCAAGCGGAAACTTTTGCAGCGCCGGTTCACCTTCAGCGAAAAGAAGCACTTTATCCGCATGGGGTACAAGAAACTGCTCAATGTGGACTATGCCGGCATCATCAAGAGCGCCGGCCTCGCACCCGATTTCGACGAAACGTGGATTCCTACCCCGATTGATTCAAGCCTGAAGCACGGGGCAGACCTCGTGTGGGAAGGGGCTTTCGACAAGGTCGGGTGGCCGCTGCTCCGCACCGCCATCAAGGCGAAGTACAAAATGCTCGGCAAAACCCTCGAAGGTGACGAGTACAGATAAGACAAGGGAGGGGGTCCACCCCCTCCCTAAGACTCTCCCGGCACTTAATAATCCGCATCATTCAAATCATATACCTATGGTATAGCGGATTATTTGCGTGGGCGCCTAGCGGCGCGGTTTATCGCCGGACTATTGCTTAATTATTTCTTCTTGACGATTTCGGCGTCTTTCACGTCCTTGCCCTTCAGTTTGTCGGAGGTCGCGCCTGCGGGGGCAAGGTTACGGTTGATCAACTTGTACTGGACAATGCCCCAGATGTTCGAGACAATCATGTAGATTACAAGGCCCGAGGGCATCACTGCGCTGAACAGGAGCATCATCGCGGGCATCATCCAAATCATCATCTTCTGCTGGGCCGGGTCCATCGCGGCATTGCTGCCCATGGTGACCTTCG includes:
- a CDS encoding ribonuclease R family protein, which encodes MAQRLPSEEQIIAILRDEPMVGSQLRGALGLPKKQKMAFKQMLADMVERGLLKRTSHKEYQLGDGESLEEKREKRFKKIAEQGAEDNRRPAARSRRQNDKENETRVKRGILHQIGDEQWEVHELETGKVYEMCHRRQAPGKEGETISFTLYPHPKLKHSYLAKVDRSAEAMNISWDEVKTKFMEENNLPKDFSPAIKKFVEGIKEPGPKDFKGRVDYRKLDVLCIDPEGAMDHDDAISVERTENGYRLGVHIADVSYYVPEGSDLDEEALERSYTQYLPWTAVPMLPEKLSSGVCSLHQGVDRCAFTCMMELDKQANVLSRDFHRSIVNVSKGITYQEAVKMMEAGDDSIKALAEVTAMLKKNRTKEGLLEFKSTEYGCKFNEAGEPVQIVPRETDESNSWVEECMLIANNCCAKELSKRKLQGIYRIHEAPDTKDIMELYYMYPDLFKDAPVMLRDLGKPRSGDTNLNPVAFKLYQHLVKRAGDDETLMNRILRSMQKAHYDSNSFGHFALNWQDYSHFTSPIRRYADLWCHRELARKGKEINAERANSVIEVCDLISANEIKNMKVERISIKVCSCWILKNRIGDDFEASVTGIEEWGIYVSIKDPIAEGLVRFRDIAGDDFYVFNPDQGLAFGKKSGRTFRRGDIVKVRLLRVDPLRGQADFSILEKISSEPKKRRRQGESRDVQERADRAAAAEALGYVSQPDDFEDDFDNGYMPPRARNREQRRKAAFADRGEFARGGRGGRGAGGGKPRARKTDARGGRGKRGRR